The proteins below come from a single Macaca fascicularis isolate 582-1 chromosome 9, T2T-MFA8v1.1 genomic window:
- the GJD4 gene encoding gap junction delta-4 protein isoform X1: MQNKGKDFSTSLENTPCSVSCSLEPVTFWKHGRRGLARVSHHHTKLQRDHGKLWFVLTMLLRMLVIVLAGRPVYQDEQERFVCNTLQPGCANVCYDVFSPVSHLRFWLIQGVCVLLPSAVFSVYVLHRGATLAALGPRRCPEPRDTASGQRRCPGSCRERGGLEVPDFSAGYIIHLLLRTLLEAAFGALNYLLFGFLAPNKFPCTRPPCTGVVDCYVSRPTEKSLLMLFLWAVSALSFLLGLADLVCSLRRRMRRRPGPPTSPSIRKQSGAPGHPEGLPTDKEGGREQEGAPAPPVARAGGEGAGSPRVTSRVSGHTKIPDEDASEVTSSASEKLGRQPRGRPYREAAQDPRGSGSEEQPSAAPSHLAAHPSCSRLQPPDPPASSVGAPHLRARKSEWV; the protein is encoded by the exons ATGCAGAATAAGG GCAAGGATTTTTCCACCTCCTTGGAGAACACGCCCTGCAGTGTCTCCTGCAGCCTGGAGCCTGTGACATTCTGGAAGCATGGAAGGCGTGGACTTGCTAGGGTTTCTCATCATCACACTAAATTGCAACGTGACCATG GAAAGCTCTGGTTCGTCCTCACGATGCTGCTACGGATGCTGGTGATCGTCTTGGCGGGGCGCCCCGTCTACCAGGACGAGCAGGAGAGATTTGTCTGCAACACGCTGCAGCCGGGATGCGCCAACGTTTGCTATGACGTCTTCTCCCCCGTGTCTCACCTGCGGTTCTGGCTGATCCAGGGCGTGTGCGTCCTCCTCCCCTCCGCTGTCTTCAGCGTCTATGTCCTGCACCGAGGAGCCACGCTAGCCGCGCTAGGCCCCCGCCGCTGCCCCGAACCCCGGGACACGGCCTCCGGGCAGAGACGCTGCCCGGGGTCCTGCAGGGAGCGCGGCGGCCTCGAGGTGCCCGACTTCTCGGCCGGCTACATCATCCACCTCCTCCTCCGGACCCTGCTGGAGGCAGCCTTCGGGGCCTTGAACTACCTTCTCTTTGGGTTCCTGGCCCCAAATAAGTTCCCTTGCACGCGTCCTCCGTGCACGGGCGTGGTGGACTGCTACGTGTCGCGGCCCACGGAGAAGTCCCTGCTGATGCTGTTCCTCTGGGCGGTCAGCGCACTGTCTTTCCTGCTGGGCCTCGCGGACCTGGTCTGCAGCCTGCGGCGGCGGATGCGCAGGAGGCCCGGACCCCCGACGAGCCCCTCCATCCGGAAGCAGAGCGGAGCCCCTGGCCACCCCGAGGGACTCCCGACGGACAAGGAGGGTGGGCGGGAGCAAGAGGGGGCACCTGCGCCCCCGGTTGCACGCGCCGGAGGGGAGGGGGCCGGCAGCCCCAGGGTTACATCCAGGGTGTCAGGGCACACGAAGATTCCGGATGAGGATGCGAGTGAGGTGACATCCTCCGCCAGCGAAAAGTTGGGCAGGCAGCCCCGGGGCAGGCCCTACCGAGAGGCCGCCCAGGACCCGAGGGGCTCAGGATCCGAGGAGCAGCCCTCAGCAGCCCCCAGCCACCTAGCGGCGCACCCTTCCTGCAGCCGCCTGCAGCCCCCTGACCCGCCTGCCAGCTCCGTCGGTGCTCCCCACCTGAGAGCCAGGAAGTCTGAGTGGGTGTGA
- the GJD4 gene encoding gap junction delta-4 protein isoform X2 yields the protein MEGVDLLGFLIITLNCNVTMVGKLWFVLTMLLRMLVIVLAGRPVYQDEQERFVCNTLQPGCANVCYDVFSPVSHLRFWLIQGVCVLLPSAVFSVYVLHRGATLAALGPRRCPEPRDTASGQRRCPGSCRERGGLEVPDFSAGYIIHLLLRTLLEAAFGALNYLLFGFLAPNKFPCTRPPCTGVVDCYVSRPTEKSLLMLFLWAVSALSFLLGLADLVCSLRRRMRRRPGPPTSPSIRKQSGAPGHPEGLPTDKEGGREQEGAPAPPVARAGGEGAGSPRVTSRVSGHTKIPDEDASEVTSSASEKLGRQPRGRPYREAAQDPRGSGSEEQPSAAPSHLAAHPSCSRLQPPDPPASSVGAPHLRARKSEWV from the exons ATGGAAGGCGTGGACTTGCTAGGGTTTCTCATCATCACACTAAATTGCAACGTGACCATGGTGG GAAAGCTCTGGTTCGTCCTCACGATGCTGCTACGGATGCTGGTGATCGTCTTGGCGGGGCGCCCCGTCTACCAGGACGAGCAGGAGAGATTTGTCTGCAACACGCTGCAGCCGGGATGCGCCAACGTTTGCTATGACGTCTTCTCCCCCGTGTCTCACCTGCGGTTCTGGCTGATCCAGGGCGTGTGCGTCCTCCTCCCCTCCGCTGTCTTCAGCGTCTATGTCCTGCACCGAGGAGCCACGCTAGCCGCGCTAGGCCCCCGCCGCTGCCCCGAACCCCGGGACACGGCCTCCGGGCAGAGACGCTGCCCGGGGTCCTGCAGGGAGCGCGGCGGCCTCGAGGTGCCCGACTTCTCGGCCGGCTACATCATCCACCTCCTCCTCCGGACCCTGCTGGAGGCAGCCTTCGGGGCCTTGAACTACCTTCTCTTTGGGTTCCTGGCCCCAAATAAGTTCCCTTGCACGCGTCCTCCGTGCACGGGCGTGGTGGACTGCTACGTGTCGCGGCCCACGGAGAAGTCCCTGCTGATGCTGTTCCTCTGGGCGGTCAGCGCACTGTCTTTCCTGCTGGGCCTCGCGGACCTGGTCTGCAGCCTGCGGCGGCGGATGCGCAGGAGGCCCGGACCCCCGACGAGCCCCTCCATCCGGAAGCAGAGCGGAGCCCCTGGCCACCCCGAGGGACTCCCGACGGACAAGGAGGGTGGGCGGGAGCAAGAGGGGGCACCTGCGCCCCCGGTTGCACGCGCCGGAGGGGAGGGGGCCGGCAGCCCCAGGGTTACATCCAGGGTGTCAGGGCACACGAAGATTCCGGATGAGGATGCGAGTGAGGTGACATCCTCCGCCAGCGAAAAGTTGGGCAGGCAGCCCCGGGGCAGGCCCTACCGAGAGGCCGCCCAGGACCCGAGGGGCTCAGGATCCGAGGAGCAGCCCTCAGCAGCCCCCAGCCACCTAGCGGCGCACCCTTCCTGCAGCCGCCTGCAGCCCCCTGACCCGCCTGCCAGCTCCGTCGGTGCTCCCCACCTGAGAGCCAGGAAGTCTGAGTGGGTGTGA